In Deferribacteraceae bacterium V6Fe1, one genomic interval encodes:
- a CDS encoding ABC transporter ATP-binding protein, with protein sequence MLLSVKNLKTHFFSDNGVAKAVDGISFDIPKGKTLCLVGESGSGKSITSLSIMRLIDSPGKIVDGNIFLENIDLLNLSEKEMKNIRGSKISMIFQEPMTSLNPSYTVGFQIMETLKLHNKLSKKELREKAIEALNLVAIPSPEERLKEYPFKLSGGMRQRVMIAMAMACNPNLLIADEPTTALDVTIQAQVLALMSDLKEKKNTSILFITHDLGVVAEMADYVAVMYTGKIVEKSTVENIINSPKHPYTEGLLMSLPQKGKTERKSKLYSIEGNVPSLFNLPEGCTFWPRCPFAKDICKKEKPVLEKITDNHEVACFKVQGKF encoded by the coding sequence ATGTTATTGTCAGTTAAAAATTTAAAAACACACTTTTTTTCAGATAACGGAGTGGCTAAAGCCGTAGATGGTATATCTTTTGATATACCTAAAGGGAAGACACTTTGCCTGGTAGGTGAATCAGGAAGTGGGAAAAGTATCACTTCCTTATCAATCATGAGACTTATTGATAGTCCAGGCAAAATAGTTGACGGAAACATCTTTTTGGAGAATATAGACCTTTTAAATCTAAGTGAAAAAGAGATGAAAAACATCAGAGGCAGCAAAATCTCAATGATTTTTCAAGAGCCGATGACCTCTCTTAATCCAAGCTACACAGTTGGCTTCCAAATTATGGAAACACTAAAGCTACATAATAAACTTTCAAAGAAAGAATTAAGAGAAAAAGCTATTGAAGCACTCAATCTTGTAGCCATCCCTTCACCTGAGGAAAGATTAAAGGAATACCCGTTCAAATTAAGCGGTGGTATGCGTCAAAGGGTTATGATTGCAATGGCTATGGCCTGCAATCCAAATCTTTTGATCGCTGATGAGCCTACAACTGCCCTTGACGTAACAATACAAGCACAAGTCTTAGCTCTTATGAGCGATTTGAAAGAGAAGAAAAATACTTCTATACTTTTCATTACTCACGATTTGGGAGTAGTCGCCGAAATGGCAGACTATGTGGCTGTAATGTACACGGGGAAAATAGTAGAAAAATCAACCGTTGAAAATATAATAAACTCACCAAAGCACCCATACACGGAAGGGCTTTTAATGTCACTACCCCAAAAAGGGAAGACTGAGAGAAAATCAAAATTATACAGCATTGAAGGGAATGTGCCAAGTTTGTTTAACCTTCCTGAAGGCTGCACCTTCTGGCCAAGATGCCCTTTTGCAAAAGATATTTGTAAAAAGGAAAAGCCCGTTTTGGAAAAAATCACTGATAATCATGAAGTCGCATGTTTTAAAGTACAGGGGAAATTTTGA
- a CDS encoding ABC transporter permease: MLSYILKRIFWAIPTMFGVSVLVFLMVHLAPGDPALIMLGEHASKESVEKLREEMGLNKPLYEQYIIFISKAVRGDFGNSIKSKQPVIDEFFERFPATIELTLVSMLIAVIIGILAGIISAVKRYSFFDYLSMFGALAGVSMPVFWLGLLLIYFFSVKLGILPVSGRLGFEYYIEPVTGLYLIDSLLANDYPAFFDALKHLILPGIALGTIPMAIIARMTRSSMLEVMREDYIRTARAKGCSSTRVIFIHALRNGLIPVVTVIGLMLGALLAGAILTETTFSWPGIGKWIVNAVYQRDFPVVQCATLIIAVIFIIVNLLVDLIYAIINPKIRLE; encoded by the coding sequence GTGTTAAGTTATATACTGAAAAGAATTTTTTGGGCTATCCCTACAATGTTTGGCGTATCAGTCCTTGTATTTTTAATGGTTCACCTTGCACCCGGAGACCCTGCGCTAATAATGCTTGGAGAGCATGCAAGCAAAGAATCTGTTGAGAAGCTCAGGGAAGAGATGGGGCTTAACAAGCCATTATATGAACAGTACATTATATTTATAAGTAAGGCGGTTCGTGGTGACTTTGGTAACTCAATCAAAAGCAAGCAACCTGTTATAGACGAGTTTTTTGAAAGATTCCCTGCCACAATTGAATTAACGCTAGTAAGTATGCTGATAGCTGTAATTATCGGTATACTTGCAGGTATTATTTCCGCAGTAAAAAGGTATTCATTTTTTGATTATCTTAGTATGTTTGGAGCATTGGCCGGTGTGTCTATGCCGGTATTTTGGCTTGGACTACTATTAATCTATTTTTTCTCTGTAAAGCTGGGTATTTTACCCGTATCCGGGAGATTAGGATTTGAATATTATATTGAACCAGTAACTGGCTTATATTTGATTGACTCTCTACTTGCTAATGATTATCCCGCTTTTTTTGACGCTCTCAAACATTTAATACTCCCAGGTATTGCTCTTGGCACTATCCCTATGGCAATAATAGCAAGGATGACCCGCTCAAGCATGCTTGAAGTCATGAGAGAGGACTATATCCGCACTGCAAGAGCAAAGGGGTGCTCAAGTACGAGGGTTATTTTTATTCATGCCCTCAGAAACGGGCTTATCCCTGTTGTTACGGTAATAGGATTGATGCTTGGTGCACTTCTTGCGGGGGCCATATTGACCGAAACCACATTTAGTTGGCCTGGAATTGGTAAATGGATTGTAAATGCGGTGTATCAAAGAGATTTTCCTGTTGTCCAATGTGCCACACTAATAATAGCAGTTATTTTTATTATTGTTAACCTCTTGGTAGACTTGATATATGCAATAATTAACCCTAAAATTAGGTTGGAATAA
- a CDS encoding dipeptide ABC transporter ATP-binding protein — MEKNILLKVENLKKYYSVGKSLFSKPKTLKAIDDISFFIKKGETVSLVGESGCGKSTTGKMILKIEEPTAGKIIYDSKDIVGLNKNELKEYRKKVQIIFQDPYSSLNPRWKVGQIIGEPLLLSGQDLGDYKDKILEIMDKVGLLKDHYDRYPHQFSGGQRQRICIARSLILQPELIVCDEPVSALDVSIQSQVLNLLLDLQKEFNLTYLFISHDLSVVNHISDRIIVMYLGKIVETGSAEDIMNNPKHPYTKALLSAVPDLSSAKNREKILLQGDIPTPLNPPKGCRFSTRCPFVKSECSDIDMKLIEVSDGHYTACPFKTF; from the coding sequence ATGGAAAAGAATATATTGCTCAAGGTAGAAAATCTCAAAAAATATTATTCCGTAGGAAAATCTCTGTTTAGTAAACCAAAAACGTTAAAAGCTATCGATGATATTTCATTTTTTATAAAAAAAGGGGAAACTGTTAGTTTGGTGGGTGAATCAGGCTGTGGTAAGTCCACAACGGGAAAAATGATACTCAAAATTGAAGAGCCAACCGCAGGGAAAATCATTTATGATAGTAAAGATATAGTCGGTCTTAACAAAAATGAGTTAAAAGAGTATAGAAAAAAAGTCCAAATCATATTCCAAGACCCTTATTCCTCCCTTAACCCAAGGTGGAAGGTAGGCCAAATAATCGGTGAGCCACTGTTGCTAAGCGGACAAGATTTGGGCGACTATAAGGACAAAATACTTGAAATAATGGATAAAGTCGGTCTTTTAAAAGATCATTATGACAGATATCCTCATCAATTTTCGGGAGGACAAAGGCAAAGGATTTGCATAGCCAGATCTCTCATACTTCAACCGGAGCTTATCGTGTGCGATGAACCGGTGAGTGCTCTTGATGTTTCTATTCAATCCCAGGTATTAAATTTACTTTTGGATTTACAAAAAGAGTTTAATCTCACTTACCTTTTTATCTCCCATGATTTAAGTGTAGTTAACCATATCTCTGACAGGATTATCGTAATGTATCTGGGTAAAATTGTGGAAACAGGAAGTGCAGAAGATATAATGAATAATCCAAAACACCCTTATACTAAAGCGTTACTAAGTGCTGTTCCGGATTTGTCTTCTGCTAAAAACAGAGAAAAAATACTGCTTCAAGGGGATATCCCCACTCCGCTAAATCCTCCTAAAGGGTGCAGATTTTCTACAAGATGCCCTTTTGTTAAAAGTGAATGCTCAGATATTGATATGAAACTCATAGAAGTCAGTGATGGGCATTACACGGCTTGCCCATTCAAGACTTTTTAA
- a CDS encoding HD-GYP domain-containing protein, translated as MGRSNIVKNISVDKYEKGMKIIKCDKSWIDPKLYTTNIAAEETIEILKSYGVKEIVVEFTQENDNFEEKNIEKDEEEKLREEVEKSLTSLVLSDLSFVQNVYPNLVNNVKHCFDNASKGQLDKETVSEVTDTVCESTLKNPIFVVNISKYSDNYEYLYNHSLNLAFLANTIGVKLGYTEDKIRELTMAALLHDVGKVFIDQNILNKRGKLNDREFAEIKKHPILGYKYLLDSGGFTENVLLAVLEHHEKGNGEGYPRGLKSAEISYYAKIIGIIDSYDAITNDTCYRSAYAQDRAIELLYSFADIHYSKRLLDFIVKIIKSHSLGTVVRLDSGEVGLIVKQFFDKKEPVVLIVKDVQKKVEPPVLFDLNSYDIKTGQPYKRIVETVSKSEIDFNPATILYEFIKRNNKAKVKAR; from the coding sequence ATGGGGCGTTCGAATATTGTCAAAAATATATCTGTTGATAAGTATGAGAAGGGGATGAAAATAATTAAGTGTGATAAATCTTGGATAGACCCGAAACTTTATACCACAAATATAGCTGCAGAAGAAACTATTGAAATACTTAAATCATACGGGGTTAAAGAGATTGTAGTAGAATTTACACAAGAAAATGACAACTTTGAAGAAAAAAATATTGAAAAAGATGAAGAGGAAAAATTACGAGAAGAGGTAGAAAAGAGCCTGACAAGTCTTGTTTTGTCGGACTTAAGCTTTGTCCAAAATGTTTATCCAAATTTGGTAAATAATGTAAAACATTGTTTTGATAATGCTTCTAAGGGACAATTAGATAAAGAAACAGTATCTGAAGTGACAGATACTGTTTGTGAAAGTACATTAAAAAATCCGATTTTTGTAGTAAACATAAGTAAATATTCTGATAATTATGAATATCTGTATAATCACAGTCTAAATCTTGCATTTCTTGCAAACACGATAGGTGTAAAGTTAGGGTATACTGAAGATAAGATTAGAGAGCTTACAATGGCTGCACTTTTACACGATGTGGGAAAGGTATTTATAGATCAAAATATATTAAATAAAAGGGGGAAGCTTAACGACAGAGAATTTGCAGAGATAAAGAAGCATCCTATTTTGGGTTATAAGTATCTTTTAGATAGCGGAGGATTTACTGAAAATGTATTACTTGCAGTTTTGGAGCATCATGAGAAGGGGAATGGTGAAGGGTACCCAAGGGGACTTAAAAGTGCAGAAATATCTTATTATGCAAAGATAATTGGGATAATTGATTCTTACGATGCTATAACAAATGATACCTGTTACAGAAGTGCTTACGCACAGGATAGAGCGATTGAGCTTTTATACAGTTTTGCGGATATTCATTACAGTAAACGATTATTGGATTTTATTGTCAAAATTATTAAGTCCCATTCCTTAGGCACGGTTGTCAGGCTTGACAGCGGAGAAGTTGGACTGATAGTGAAGCAGTTTTTTGATAAAAAGGAGCCGGTAGTTTTAATTGTCAAAGATGTGCAAAAGAAGGTGGAGCCCCCTGTGCTGTTTGATTTAAATTCGTACGATATAAAAACAGGCCAACCCTATAAGAGAATAGTTGAGACTGTCAGCAAGTCTGAAATAGATTTTAATCCTGCAACAATACTATACGAATTTATAAAAAGAAACAATAAGGCAAAGGTCAAAGCAAGGTGA
- a CDS encoding thiolase family protein, translating into MNRIYIADAALSKFGKSKDSLVDIIREAVDNLNFDLKDIDAIFLGLMNPEGFLGVGNIASYVADKLGLSGKPAVRVETASSTGAAVLFYAYATLASGIYKNVLVLAAEKMTHLDTPKTTKLIAEVIDPYERKVGVSMPSLAAMVTNRFAYENKLNIIKLQNLLFAVAEKNHYYGNFNEYAQFRKIITKEDYLKSKVISAPLRLYDCSPISDGAAAMVISRVAGDIEIIGVGQGTDKQALTKREYITHFESTRKAAKQAYEMAGIGPDSIDFCEIHDAFTPFEITGLIDTGLCDYKKIYDFYLKKECYKDGKLPVNLSGGLKSRGHPVGASGLAQVVECYRIMTGRCDKNIIPKKSDVALTQSIGGLATNNFVSILKRKSSIVKYFNIEGLKFEDKKGQDSKSLRIYTYTILNAPPEGFESPLRVVMCEREGKKFMAKYHGDVKDLKIDKRVKVLSKADGVVTVTPVKRFSLRR; encoded by the coding sequence ATGAACAGAATTTATATCGCAGATGCAGCCCTTTCAAAATTTGGAAAGTCAAAAGATTCCCTTGTGGATATTATCAGAGAGGCTGTGGATAATCTTAATTTTGATTTAAAGGATATTGATGCCATTTTTCTGGGTTTAATGAATCCTGAGGGTTTTTTAGGTGTCGGCAATATTGCATCCTATGTGGCTGACAAATTGGGCTTGTCCGGCAAACCTGCGGTAAGGGTTGAGACAGCTTCTTCCACAGGTGCTGCCGTACTCTTTTATGCATATGCCACATTGGCTTCAGGTATATATAAAAATGTACTTGTGCTTGCTGCTGAAAAAATGACCCATCTTGATACCCCAAAGACAACAAAGCTGATAGCTGAGGTAATAGACCCTTACGAGAGAAAAGTGGGTGTCAGCATGCCATCTTTGGCTGCGATGGTAACAAACAGATTTGCGTATGAAAATAAATTAAATATCATAAAATTACAAAATTTACTGTTTGCCGTGGCAGAAAAGAATCATTATTACGGCAATTTTAATGAATATGCTCAATTTAGAAAGATAATCACTAAAGAGGACTATTTAAAGAGTAAAGTCATTTCTGCTCCGTTAAGGCTTTACGACTGTTCCCCAATCAGTGATGGTGCTGCTGCCATGGTTATTTCAAGAGTGGCCGGCGATATTGAAATTATCGGGGTAGGGCAAGGGACTGACAAACAGGCTTTAACTAAAAGGGAGTATATTACACATTTTGAATCAACGAGAAAGGCGGCAAAGCAGGCATATGAAATGGCTGGTATCGGTCCTGATTCTATAGATTTTTGTGAGATACATGATGCATTTACCCCTTTTGAAATTACAGGACTTATAGATACGGGCTTGTGTGACTATAAAAAAATTTATGATTTTTATCTGAAAAAAGAGTGTTACAAGGATGGCAAGCTTCCGGTAAATTTATCAGGAGGGTTAAAGTCCAGGGGGCATCCGGTAGGTGCAAGTGGTCTTGCGCAGGTGGTCGAATGTTATCGGATTATGACAGGCAGGTGCGACAAAAATATTATTCCCAAAAAGAGTGATGTGGCACTTACTCAGAGTATTGGCGGCCTTGCTACGAATAATTTTGTGTCGATATTAAAAAGAAAAAGCTCAATTGTAAAATATTTTAATATAGAAGGGCTAAAGTTTGAAGATAAAAAAGGGCAAGACTCCAAAAGTCTTAGGATATACACCTACACGATATTGAATGCACCACCAGAAGGGTTTGAATCCCCCTTAAGGGTAGTAATGTGTGAGCGGGAAGGTAAAAAGTTTATGGCTAAATATCATGGCGATGTCAAAGATTTGAAAATAGACAAAAGGGTAAAGGTTTTATCTAAAGCTGACGGGGTTGTTACTGTCACGCCGGTAAAAAGATTTAGTCTTAGAAGATGA
- a CDS encoding ABC transporter substrate-binding protein, translating to MKKLLIFALLLMATVAFASPKYGGTLVFGRGGDSVTLDPAHATDGESFYGSTQVYDNLVQFKHGSTEIEPALAEKWEVSKDGLEYTFYLRKGVKFHKTEFFKKDVELTADDVIFSLKRQMDSNHPYYKVGGAYEYWQAMDMDNIVKDIVKVDKYTVKFVLKKPEAPFIANLAMDFASILCKQYADDLLKAGKAEDIGKYPVGTGPFVFLKWIKDDRIIYKANKDYWGGRPFLDKLILKVIPNNSVRAAELKTGSIHIMDFPNPEEVADLEKDPNIKLVKQEGLNVGYLAMNTQKKPFDNILVRKAINMAINKQAIVDAVYAGFGKPAKNPIPPTMWSYNDEITPYEYNPEKAKELLAQAGYPNGFETDIWAMPVPRPYNPNGKKVAEAIQADLAKIGIKATIVSYDWGTYLEKTKHGEHMMAQLGWTGDNGDPDNFLYVLLSSTAAQVPAQNIAFYKSERFDKLIEEAKVTSDVAKRTELYKQAQVVFHEEVPWVPMAHSIVVEPMRKEVMDFTLDPVGKRRFDKVWLNK from the coding sequence ATGAAAAAACTGTTAATTTTTGCTTTACTCTTAATGGCAACAGTTGCATTTGCTTCTCCAAAATACGGCGGGACACTTGTATTTGGAAGGGGTGGCGATTCTGTGACTCTTGACCCTGCACACGCTACAGACGGAGAATCTTTTTACGGTTCCACTCAGGTGTACGACAACCTTGTTCAGTTTAAACACGGCTCCACAGAAATTGAGCCTGCTTTGGCTGAAAAGTGGGAAGTCAGCAAAGACGGTCTTGAATACACTTTTTACCTAAGGAAAGGTGTAAAATTCCACAAAACTGAGTTTTTCAAGAAAGATGTAGAATTAACTGCTGATGATGTAATTTTTTCACTAAAAAGACAAATGGATTCAAATCACCCTTACTACAAAGTCGGGGGTGCTTACGAATACTGGCAAGCAATGGATATGGACAATATCGTAAAAGATATAGTTAAAGTAGACAAATACACTGTCAAATTTGTCCTTAAAAAACCTGAAGCACCATTTATTGCAAACCTCGCAATGGATTTTGCTTCAATCCTTTGCAAACAATATGCTGATGACCTTCTTAAGGCCGGTAAAGCTGAAGATATCGGCAAATACCCGGTAGGGACAGGACCATTTGTATTTTTAAAGTGGATTAAAGATGACAGAATAATCTACAAGGCAAATAAAGATTATTGGGGCGGAAGACCATTCCTTGACAAATTAATATTAAAGGTTATCCCTAACAACTCTGTAAGGGCTGCTGAGCTTAAAACCGGCTCAATTCACATAATGGACTTCCCAAACCCTGAAGAGGTGGCTGACCTTGAAAAAGACCCTAACATCAAGCTTGTTAAGCAGGAAGGTTTAAATGTTGGTTACCTTGCAATGAATACACAGAAAAAACCTTTCGATAACATCTTGGTAAGAAAGGCTATCAATATGGCAATAAACAAACAGGCAATCGTTGACGCTGTTTATGCAGGATTTGGAAAACCTGCTAAAAACCCTATTCCACCGACAATGTGGAGCTATAACGATGAAATAACTCCTTATGAATACAACCCTGAGAAAGCAAAAGAGCTTTTGGCTCAGGCAGGTTATCCTAACGGATTTGAGACTGATATATGGGCAATGCCTGTTCCAAGACCATACAACCCTAACGGCAAAAAAGTAGCTGAAGCTATTCAGGCTGACCTTGCTAAAATTGGTATCAAGGCAACAATCGTTTCATACGATTGGGGTACTTACCTTGAAAAAACAAAGCACGGCGAACATATGATGGCTCAGCTTGGCTGGACCGGCGACAACGGCGACCCAGATAACTTTTTATACGTTCTTTTAAGCTCAACTGCTGCTCAGGTGCCTGCTCAAAATATAGCTTTTTACAAAAGCGAAAGATTTGACAAACTAATAGAAGAAGCAAAGGTAACAAGTGATGTCGCAAAGAGAACAGAACTTTATAAGCAAGCTCAAGTAGTATTTCACGAAGAGGTACCTTGGGTGCCTATGGCTCATTCAATTGTTGTTGAACCAATGAGAAAAGAGGTAATGGATTTTACTCTTGACCCGGTTGGAAAAAGAAGGTTTGATAAAGTTTGGTTAAATAAGTAG
- a CDS encoding 2-C-methyl-D-erythritol 2,4-cyclodiphosphate synthase has protein sequence MKIKTGIGIDAHRFCENRPLIVGGIKIEYELGLQGHSDADVLIHAIIDSLIGPALGKDIGQIFPDNDDKFKNIDSKILLKKSIKLINEKNYQISHIDAQIIGEKPKFKDYIPLMRKTLAETMGIDIDDITVKATTTEKMGFTGRGEGLAAIAVSTLIRL, from the coding sequence ATGAAGATAAAGACAGGAATAGGGATTGACGCTCACAGGTTTTGTGAAAACAGACCTTTAATTGTCGGCGGGATAAAAATTGAATATGAATTAGGACTACAAGGGCATAGCGACGCAGATGTCCTAATTCATGCAATTATTGACAGCCTTATAGGGCCTGCACTGGGTAAAGATATCGGCCAAATATTCCCTGACAATGATGATAAATTTAAAAATATCGACTCAAAAATACTATTAAAAAAATCCATCAAACTAATAAACGAAAAAAATTACCAAATATCCCATATAGACGCACAAATAATAGGAGAAAAACCAAAATTTAAAGATTACATCCCTTTAATGAGAAAAACTCTTGCAGAAACAATGGGTATTGATATTGATGATATTACTGTCAAGGCAACCACTACGGAAAAAATGGGATTTACCGGCCGTGGTGAAGGGCTTGCCGCAATTGCAGTATCGACGTTAATACGATTATAA
- a CDS encoding MoaD/ThiS family protein, with the protein MEINMKYRDENITIAFENSVVKVRDILKKLKLTPETAFVVINGEIRQPHEKVTEEDDIEVVSVISGG; encoded by the coding sequence ATGGAAATTAATATGAAGTATAGGGACGAAAACATTACGATTGCCTTTGAAAATAGCGTAGTAAAAGTAAGGGATATTTTAAAAAAATTAAAGTTGACACCAGAGACAGCATTTGTAGTGATAAATGGTGAAATCAGACAGCCGCACGAAAAGGTAACAGAAGAGGACGACATTGAAGTAGTAAGTGTCATTTCTGGGGGATAG
- a CDS encoding ABC transporter permease, which produces MKETLFYEYYKNFKKNKSAMAGLGIVIFLIIMAVFAPIITSYDPTIQDLQNRLLPPMWNSGGSSQHILGTDDFGRDMFTRIIYGARISLMIGVISVGISMFVGVIMGSIAGYYGGKIDGMIMRIVDIMLSVPAILLAIVIVSVLGPSLYNAMIAIGIVGIPSFARLVRSSVLQEKVKEYVIASRINGSSNMRLIFKVILPNCMAPIIVQGTMGFASAVLEAAGLSFLSLGAQPPTPEWGAMLADSLQFIMRAPWMITYPGLAIFLTVLGFNLVGDGLMDVLDPKMKDK; this is translated from the coding sequence ATGAAAGAAACTCTTTTCTACGAATATTACAAAAACTTTAAGAAAAATAAGTCCGCAATGGCAGGACTTGGAATCGTAATATTTTTGATAATAATGGCAGTATTTGCTCCTATAATCACATCTTACGACCCAACGATACAGGATCTACAAAACAGACTACTGCCCCCTATGTGGAATTCAGGAGGCAGTTCACAACATATTCTTGGGACAGACGACTTCGGACGGGATATGTTTACCCGTATAATTTACGGAGCAAGAATATCCCTTATGATAGGTGTCATATCTGTTGGAATATCTATGTTTGTAGGAGTCATAATGGGAAGTATTGCAGGGTATTATGGTGGAAAGATTGACGGTATGATAATGAGGATTGTAGATATAATGCTTTCTGTACCTGCCATTTTGCTTGCAATCGTGATTGTTTCAGTGCTTGGACCAAGTCTTTACAATGCTATGATAGCAATAGGTATTGTCGGGATTCCATCCTTTGCAAGACTTGTAAGAAGCTCAGTTTTGCAGGAAAAAGTAAAAGAGTATGTTATAGCGTCAAGAATTAACGGCTCTTCAAATATGAGACTTATTTTTAAAGTAATTTTGCCAAACTGTATGGCACCGATAATTGTTCAAGGGACAATGGGCTTTGCCTCAGCCGTGCTTGAAGCTGCCGGACTAAGTTTCCTTTCCCTCGGTGCACAACCTCCCACACCTGAGTGGGGAGCAATGCTTGCAGATTCGCTGCAGTTTATCATGCGTGCTCCTTGGATGATAACTTATCCTGGGCTTGCGATATTTTTGACGGTATTGGGGTTTAACCTTGTCGGCGATGGACTTATGGATGTATTAGACCCAAAGATGAAGGATAAATAA
- a CDS encoding TIGR01777 family protein, protein MKSTFIKESTFNVSVDRLFSWHERDGVIKRLTPCWEKVVLLSQTGKISENPQVFFKVKAGPFWIDYVARHVEYEKNKIFVDIQEKGPFRSYKHSHIFKKSGDISSQLKDNVEFEMPLHFLTKYFVVNKFRRIFDYRHTITRNDIDFLEKFDAMPMRIAVTGASGDIGRNLLPLLQTHGHKVVRLIRDKGLADEENYYWDIDTGKIYGDNLNFDAVIHLAGKPIGNKRWNDKIKGEIVKSRIGNTKKLAEFILSLENKPKVFISASAIGYYGETGDKFVTEEDSSGGVFISYICKNWEESANILTNNMRVVNLRIGVVMSYCGGALNRVLPFFNAGLGVIFGKGDNYLSWVSMDDVLYSILFSLYKDDIRGAVNVVSPNPVLQKDYAKILAKVLKRPQFVKVPEKAVELLFGQMGREILLTSTRVYPKKLLDNGFKFYFSDLEYTIRHTLGR, encoded by the coding sequence ATGAAAAGCACATTTATAAAAGAATCAACTTTTAATGTAAGTGTAGATAGACTTTTTTCATGGCATGAAAGGGATGGAGTCATAAAGAGGCTTACCCCTTGCTGGGAGAAGGTTGTCCTTCTTTCTCAAACCGGAAAAATCAGCGAAAATCCTCAAGTATTTTTTAAAGTAAAGGCAGGCCCATTTTGGATAGATTATGTGGCAAGACATGTGGAGTATGAAAAAAATAAAATATTTGTAGATATTCAGGAAAAAGGACCTTTCAGAAGTTATAAACACTCGCATATTTTTAAAAAATCGGGCGATATTAGCTCTCAACTCAAAGATAATGTAGAATTTGAAATGCCTCTTCACTTTTTAACAAAATATTTTGTAGTTAATAAATTCAGAAGGATATTTGACTATAGGCACACTATTACAAGAAATGATATAGATTTTCTCGAAAAATTTGATGCTATGCCAATGCGGATTGCAGTTACAGGAGCAAGTGGTGATATCGGGAGGAATCTTTTACCTCTCTTGCAGACCCATGGTCATAAAGTTGTCAGGCTTATTAGGGACAAAGGGCTTGCAGATGAAGAAAACTATTACTGGGATATCGATACAGGTAAAATTTATGGTGATAACTTAAATTTTGATGCGGTAATTCATTTGGCTGGCAAGCCAATTGGCAATAAAAGGTGGAATGATAAAATAAAGGGTGAAATTGTCAAAAGTAGGATTGGTAACACCAAAAAGTTAGCTGAATTTATATTAAGTTTGGAAAATAAACCGAAAGTTTTTATATCCGCCTCAGCGATAGGTTATTATGGGGAAACGGGGGATAAGTTTGTTACCGAAGAAGACTCTTCAGGTGGTGTGTTTATTTCATATATTTGTAAAAATTGGGAAGAGTCTGCTAATATTCTAACAAACAACATGAGGGTTGTAAATTTGCGTATTGGGGTAGTGATGTCCTACTGCGGAGGGGCATTAAATAGAGTGCTACCTTTTTTCAATGCTGGGTTGGGCGTCATATTTGGCAAGGGGGATAATTATTTAAGCTGGGTAAGTATGGATGACGTCCTTTACAGTATTTTATTTTCTCTTTACAAAGACGATATCAGAGGTGCGGTAAATGTTGTATCGCCTAACCCGGTGCTTCAAAAAGATTATGCCAAAATTTTGGCAAAAGTATTAAAGAGACCTCAATTTGTAAAAGTCCCTGAAAAGGCTGTTGAACTTTTATTTGGACAGATGGGGAGAGAAATCCTCTTGACAAGCACAAGGGTTTATCCGAAAAAGTTATTGGATAACGGGTTTAAATTCTATTTTTCGGATTTGGAATATACAATAAGACATACATTAGGCAGGTAA